The Paenibacillus sophorae genome has a segment encoding these proteins:
- the gcvT gene encoding glycine cleavage system aminomethyltransferase GcvT: MDALKRTPFFAFYSAFPESRSIDFGGWELPVQFTGIQKEHEAVRSRAGLFDVSHMGEFMVTGSGAEAYLQHMTTNDVGKLADGQAQYSLLCYPDGGTVDDLLVYRLGEGRYMLVVNASNIGKDFQWLQDHLPESGVKLTDRSEETLLLAVQGPHAETIMSEVTNVPLAGLKPFHFVEHAAVCGVEVLLSRTGYTGEDGFELYAPVDAAAKLWNGLLEAGSAHGLTPAGLGARDTLRFEAKLPLYGQELSKDISPLEAGIGFFVKLDKGDFIGREALKAQKEQGVPRRLVGIEMIDRGIPRSHYPVYSDGQRIGEITTGTQSPTLKRNLGLALVEARYSEIGMELEVEIRGKRLKATVVKAPFYKKNS; encoded by the coding sequence ATGGATGCTTTGAAAAGAACGCCTTTTTTCGCTTTCTACTCCGCTTTTCCGGAGTCCAGAAGCATTGATTTCGGCGGTTGGGAGCTGCCGGTCCAGTTCACCGGCATCCAGAAGGAGCATGAAGCGGTACGCAGCCGGGCGGGATTGTTCGATGTCTCGCATATGGGCGAGTTTATGGTGACGGGCAGCGGCGCCGAGGCGTATCTGCAGCATATGACAACCAATGATGTCGGCAAGCTCGCGGACGGCCAGGCGCAGTATTCGCTGCTCTGCTACCCGGACGGCGGTACGGTCGACGACCTGCTCGTATACCGTCTGGGCGAAGGCCGCTACATGCTGGTCGTCAATGCCTCCAACATCGGCAAGGATTTTCAGTGGCTTCAGGACCATCTGCCGGAGAGCGGCGTGAAGCTTACGGACCGGTCGGAAGAAACGCTGCTGCTGGCGGTTCAGGGGCCGCATGCGGAAACGATCATGAGCGAAGTCACCAATGTGCCGCTGGCCGGTCTGAAGCCGTTCCATTTCGTAGAACACGCGGCAGTGTGCGGCGTGGAAGTGCTGCTGTCCCGCACAGGCTATACCGGCGAAGACGGCTTCGAGCTGTATGCTCCGGTAGACGCCGCGGCGAAGCTGTGGAACGGGCTGCTCGAAGCGGGCAGCGCCCACGGGCTGACGCCAGCGGGTCTCGGCGCGCGGGACACGCTTCGCTTCGAGGCGAAGCTGCCGCTGTACGGCCAGGAATTGTCGAAGGATATCTCGCCGCTGGAAGCAGGCATTGGCTTCTTCGTGAAGCTGGATAAGGGTGACTTTATCGGCCGCGAAGCGCTCAAGGCTCAGAAGGAGCAGGGCGTCCCGCGCCGATTGGTTGGAATCGAAATGATCGACCGGGGCATTCCGCGTTCGCATTATCCTGTCTACTCGGACGGGCAGCGGATCGGCGAGATTACGACAGGCACGCAGTCACCGACGCTGAAGCGGAATCTCGGGCTTGCCTTGGTGGAAGCCCGGTACAGCGAAATCGGCATGGAGCTGGAAGTGGAGATCCGCGGCAAGCGGCTCAAGGCCACTGTCGTGAAAGCCCCTTTTTATAAGAAAAACTCCTAG
- a CDS encoding helix-turn-helix transcriptional regulator, with protein MPKSKRLLELMLTVNRKKKFTVKELAQEFGVSARTILRDLQELGELGVPLYSEVGPHGGYQVLNERILPPIAFTEEETVALFFACHALRHYSFIPFETEASSALSKFYNYMSGDVRDRIDQMKNRVDFVIPARQAESPYLSCLLDASVMQRVVRIGYKSQENVSVRDIQPIGIYASSGLWYCPAYCFLRGGVRLFRCDRIVSVEEGGPGIKPLNLRSVHLGNWEDAFSDKSQYTRCRVQLSEEGVRVCEAELGRRGLLQVREDGTGWIDGDIPISEIPYFARLFIGLGSDAEVREPPELIDCMRAKLKELLAKYDRQV; from the coding sequence ATTCCCAAATCGAAACGGCTGCTGGAGCTGATGCTGACCGTTAACCGCAAGAAGAAGTTTACCGTCAAGGAGCTTGCGCAGGAATTCGGCGTGTCGGCGAGGACGATATTAAGGGATCTGCAGGAGCTTGGAGAACTTGGCGTTCCTTTATATTCGGAAGTGGGGCCACATGGCGGGTACCAGGTGCTGAACGAACGGATACTGCCGCCTATCGCTTTTACCGAGGAGGAGACGGTCGCCCTTTTTTTCGCCTGCCACGCCCTGCGTCATTACTCTTTTATTCCTTTTGAGACGGAGGCTTCGTCGGCGCTGAGCAAATTCTATAATTATATGTCTGGGGACGTCAGGGACAGGATCGACCAGATGAAGAACCGGGTGGATTTCGTCATTCCGGCTAGACAGGCTGAGTCTCCCTATCTGTCTTGTCTGCTAGATGCGTCTGTGATGCAAAGGGTCGTGCGGATCGGATACAAATCGCAGGAGAACGTATCGGTCCGGGACATTCAGCCGATCGGCATTTATGCCAGCAGCGGCCTATGGTATTGTCCGGCGTATTGCTTTCTGCGCGGCGGTGTGCGGCTGTTCCGGTGCGACCGAATCGTAAGCGTGGAGGAAGGGGGCCCCGGAATAAAGCCGCTGAACCTGCGCAGCGTTCATTTGGGAAACTGGGAAGATGCTTTTTCGGACAAAAGCCAGTATACCCGCTGCCGCGTTCAACTAAGCGAGGAGGGGGTACGGGTGTGCGAAGCGGAGCTGGGACGGCGGGGACTGCTGCAGGTTCGGGAAGACGGCACCGGCTGGATAGACGGCGATATTCCGATTAGCGAAATTCCTTACTTCGCCAGATTGTTCATCGGCCTTGGGAGCGACGCCGAGGTCCGTGAACCGCCGGAGCTGATCGACTGCATGAGAGCGAAGCTGAAGGAGCTGCTGGCCAAGTATGATAGGCAAGTATAA
- a CDS encoding flagellar motor protein MotB yields the protein MRQRGRRDRLPDGRDSSNRWMITYADLITLLLIFFVILYAMSSLDQEKYSGVISSLQRSFQTGNGVLGGGNGLLDGGKGEKNEGSLENRDGQSGADSQSAVIPSATPDGGSGQAAASPSPRELAFRQQEAKLAELMNVITEYVQTNHLGGQIFVADKPQGIAITLSDRFLFDVGKADLKPAAYPALHQLSGLFRGIGAMVSIEGHTDNRPVLPSSRYVDNWELSGARALSVLRFFLEKEGLKPSQFQYAGYADTRPAADNATESGRQKNRRVEIIVLRQLQEE from the coding sequence ATGAGGCAGCGGGGACGCCGGGATCGCCTCCCTGACGGACGCGACAGCAGCAACCGCTGGATGATTACCTATGCCGATCTGATTACGCTGCTGCTTATTTTTTTTGTCATTCTCTATGCCATGAGCAGTCTGGATCAGGAGAAATATAGCGGCGTAATCTCTTCGCTGCAGCGCTCGTTCCAGACCGGAAACGGTGTGCTTGGTGGCGGGAACGGATTACTTGACGGCGGGAAGGGCGAGAAAAATGAAGGCAGCCTGGAGAACAGAGACGGTCAGAGCGGTGCAGACAGCCAATCTGCCGTTATTCCGTCAGCGACACCTGATGGCGGAAGCGGACAGGCTGCCGCGTCTCCCTCTCCCCGCGAGCTTGCCTTCCGCCAGCAGGAAGCGAAGCTGGCAGAGCTGATGAATGTAATTACGGAGTACGTGCAGACCAATCATCTCGGTGGCCAGATTTTTGTCGCGGACAAGCCTCAGGGCATCGCCATCACCCTCAGCGACCGCTTCCTGTTCGATGTCGGCAAAGCGGATCTCAAGCCCGCAGCGTATCCCGCACTGCATCAGTTGTCCGGCCTGTTCCGCGGCATCGGCGCGATGGTCAGCATCGAGGGCCATACGGACAACAGGCCGGTGCTCCCCTCTTCCCGGTATGTCGACAACTGGGAGCTTTCGGGAGCCCGCGCGCTGTCCGTCCTGCGTTTTTTCCTGGAAAAAGAGGGGCTTAAACCCAGTCAGTTCCAGTATGCCGGTTACGCCGATACTCGCCCAGCTGCGGACAATGCCACGGAGAGCGGACGACAGAAGAACCGCCGGGTGGAGATTATCGTACTGCGGCAGCTGCAGGAAGAGTGA
- a CDS encoding AGE family epimerase/isomerase codes for MNDTRAVYPDFADPSFLKQHILDTVHFYAPRCIDLQNGGYINSFLDDGTISDYETKQLVGMTRFVYIFSAALQVGGPEKYHGAVEHGLHFLREYHWDHEHGGYHWTVKGRTPTDKRKFAYGHAFVLLAASNAFKAGISSAGPMIGEVYEVLEKHFWSKKDGLYADELTTDRMELSPYRGQNANMHLCEAMMAAYEATGDRRYLDRANTLAYSVMFKLLRQSGGLIWEHYNSDWEIDWNYNKDYTKSEYRPYGYIFGHSIEWSKLLLLLHRHFPQEWLLRLAERLFWEALHKGLDRRHGGIFFAMSPVDGRIIDADKSYWVMAESLGASAMLAASTGRAEYRKYYLDMFAYCWTYFVDHRFGGWYQVLDACNRKYSNIKSPPPKADYHPVTNCLTALSVWENAAGKPQ; via the coding sequence ATGAACGATACCCGAGCCGTTTATCCAGATTTCGCGGATCCATCCTTTTTAAAGCAGCATATTCTGGACACGGTGCATTTCTATGCCCCCCGGTGTATCGACCTTCAGAACGGCGGTTATATCAACTCCTTCCTGGACGATGGAACCATAAGCGATTACGAGACGAAACAATTGGTTGGAATGACGCGGTTCGTTTATATTTTCAGCGCAGCTTTACAGGTTGGGGGACCTGAGAAGTACCACGGAGCAGTGGAGCACGGGCTGCACTTTCTGCGTGAATATCATTGGGATCATGAGCATGGCGGATATCATTGGACGGTAAAAGGACGTACTCCGACCGATAAAAGAAAGTTCGCCTACGGGCACGCTTTTGTCTTGCTGGCGGCCTCCAACGCATTCAAAGCGGGAATCTCCTCAGCCGGGCCGATGATCGGCGAAGTGTACGAGGTGCTGGAGAAACATTTTTGGAGTAAAAAAGACGGACTGTACGCCGATGAACTCACCACCGACCGAATGGAATTGTCTCCCTATCGCGGACAGAATGCTAATATGCATTTATGCGAAGCGATGATGGCAGCTTACGAGGCTACCGGCGACAGACGCTATCTGGACCGCGCGAATACCCTGGCGTATTCCGTCATGTTCAAGCTGCTCCGGCAATCGGGCGGACTGATATGGGAGCATTACAATTCCGATTGGGAAATCGACTGGAACTACAACAAGGACTACACCAAGAGCGAATACCGGCCTTACGGGTATATTTTCGGCCACTCTATCGAGTGGTCCAAGCTGCTCCTGCTGCTGCACCGGCACTTTCCGCAGGAATGGCTTCTACGGCTGGCGGAGCGCTTGTTTTGGGAGGCGCTGCACAAAGGACTGGACCGGCGGCATGGGGGTATTTTCTTCGCAATGTCTCCTGTGGACGGACGAATTATCGACGCGGATAAATCGTACTGGGTAATGGCTGAATCGCTCGGCGCTTCCGCTATGCTGGCCGCCAGTACAGGCCGGGCGGAATACCGGAAATATTATCTGGATATGTTCGCTTACTGCTGGACTTATTTTGTAGACCATCGCTTCGGGGGATGGTACCAGGTTCTGGATGCATGCAACCGGAAATACAGCAATATCAAGAGCCCGCCGCCGAAGGCCGACTATCATCCTGTCACGAACTGCTTAACGGCACTCTCCGTATGGGAAAATGCGGCTGGTAAGCCGCAGTGA
- the gcvPB gene encoding aminomethyl-transferring glycine dehydrogenase subunit GcvPB, whose translation MKPEQSLIFELSRPGRAAYSLPECDVPAEEGLDALIPAELLRSEPAALPEVSEVDVIRHYTALSRRNFGVDNGFYPLGSCTMKYNPKINEDVARFPGFAKIHPYQPEESIQGALELMHTLQSDLAALTGMDAVSLQPAAGAHGEWTGLMMIRAYHESRGEVRTKVIVPDSSHGTNPASASAAGLTTVTIPSNKQGMVDLEALKNAVGSDTAALMLTNPSTLGLFETQIVEIAKIVHEAGGLLYYDGANSNAIMGITRPGDMGFDVVHLNLHKTMSTPHGGGGPGAGPVGVKAKLTPFLPGPTVAKTEDGSFTLQEGSPQSIGRVKAYYGNFGILVRAYTYIRTYGPDGLREVSENAVLNANYMLSRLAPHFDVPYPGICKHEFVLSGKNLKAYGVRTLDVAKRLLDFGYHPPTVYFPLNVEECIMIEPTETESKETLDGFIETMIRIVQEAKDTPEIVLNAPHTTEISRLDETQAARKPVLNCSCG comes from the coding sequence ATGAAACCGGAACAAAGCCTTATCTTTGAACTGAGCCGTCCCGGACGCGCCGCCTATTCCCTGCCGGAATGCGATGTGCCGGCGGAGGAAGGCCTGGATGCGCTGATTCCCGCCGAGCTGCTGCGGAGCGAACCGGCCGCGCTTCCGGAAGTGTCCGAGGTGGATGTTATCCGCCATTACACCGCCCTGTCCCGCCGCAACTTCGGTGTTGACAACGGCTTCTATCCGCTTGGCTCCTGTACGATGAAATATAATCCGAAGATCAACGAGGATGTCGCCCGCTTCCCGGGATTCGCGAAGATCCATCCGTACCAGCCGGAAGAGAGCATCCAGGGCGCGCTGGAGCTGATGCACACGCTGCAAAGCGACCTTGCCGCGCTGACCGGCATGGACGCCGTATCGCTTCAGCCCGCCGCCGGCGCGCATGGCGAATGGACCGGACTGATGATGATCCGCGCGTATCATGAGAGCCGCGGCGAGGTCCGGACCAAGGTCATCGTCCCGGACTCCTCGCACGGCACGAATCCGGCCAGTGCTTCGGCTGCGGGCCTTACGACAGTGACCATTCCTTCCAATAAGCAGGGAATGGTAGACCTGGAGGCGTTGAAAAATGCGGTCGGCAGCGACACCGCGGCGCTCATGCTGACCAACCCGAGCACGCTCGGCCTGTTCGAGACGCAGATTGTCGAAATCGCCAAGATCGTGCATGAAGCGGGCGGGCTGCTCTACTATGACGGAGCCAACTCGAACGCGATCATGGGCATCACCCGTCCCGGCGATATGGGCTTTGACGTTGTGCATCTCAATCTGCACAAGACGATGAGCACGCCGCACGGCGGCGGCGGCCCGGGCGCCGGCCCGGTCGGCGTCAAGGCGAAGCTGACTCCGTTCCTGCCCGGCCCCACCGTGGCCAAGACGGAAGACGGCAGCTTCACGCTTCAAGAAGGAAGCCCGCAGTCGATCGGCCGGGTGAAGGCTTACTACGGCAACTTCGGCATTCTTGTCCGCGCCTATACCTACATCCGCACCTACGGTCCGGACGGACTGCGCGAGGTGTCGGAGAACGCCGTGCTGAACGCCAACTATATGCTGAGCCGCCTCGCGCCGCATTTTGACGTGCCTTACCCTGGCATCTGCAAGCATGAATTCGTCCTGTCCGGCAAGAACCTGAAAGCCTATGGCGTTCGGACGCTTGATGTCGCCAAACGCCTGCTCGACTTCGGGTATCATCCGCCGACTGTCTACTTCCCGCTCAACGTGGAGGAGTGCATCATGATCGAGCCGACCGAGACGGAAAGCAAGGAAACGCTCGACGGCTTCATCGAGACGATGATCCGCATCGTGCAGGAAGCGAAGGATACGCCTGAAATTGTTCTGAACGCGCCGCACACCACCGAAATCAGCCGTCTTGACGAGACGCAGGCAGCGCGGAAGCCCGTGCTGAACTGCTCCTGCGGATAA
- the gcvH gene encoding glycine cleavage system protein GcvH, with amino-acid sequence MSEVLDNLRYSEEHEWAQQGEGTTVRVGITDHAQHLLGDIVFVEFPEIGTAITAGDSVGSIESVKTVSELYSPVSGTVTRVNEALEDSPELLNSQPYGEGWIYEVEVEGDYDSATSGLLDAAAYRELVGE; translated from the coding sequence ATGAGTGAAGTGCTAGACAATCTCCGGTACAGCGAAGAGCATGAATGGGCGCAGCAGGGAGAAGGAACAACCGTGCGTGTTGGCATTACCGATCATGCCCAGCATCTGCTTGGCGACATCGTGTTCGTGGAGTTTCCCGAAATCGGTACGGCGATCACCGCCGGCGACAGCGTGGGCAGCATTGAATCGGTCAAGACCGTATCCGAATTATATTCTCCGGTGTCGGGAACGGTGACGCGGGTCAACGAAGCGCTGGAAGACAGCCCCGAGCTGTTGAACTCTCAGCCGTACGGCGAAGGCTGGATTTACGAGGTGGAAGTCGAGGGAGATTACGATTCGGCTACTTCCGGACTGCTGGACGCGGCGGCTTATCGTGAGTTGGTCGGCGAGTAA
- the gcvPA gene encoding aminomethyl-transferring glycine dehydrogenase subunit GcvPA, which translates to MKHRYLPMTEQDRSEMLAEIGIQSVEELFADIPEAVRYKGRLPMSEALDEYALLRHMKQLADKNADFDSHTSFLGAGLYDHHVPVVINHVISRSEFYTAYTPYQPEISQGELQAIFEFQSYICELTGMKVANASMYDGATALSEAAVLASGAAKRKKIVVSSAVHPEARQVVKTTAAGLGLEIAEVGSSDGVTDLALLAQAIDGETAAVLVQYPNFFGCIENLAAIEQLTHDAKALLVVSANPLALGVLETPGKLGADIVVGDAQPLGISASLGGPTCGYFAVAEHLMRRIPGRIVGQTVDRSGKRGFVLTLQAREQHIRREKATSNICSNQALLALCASVYLSVMGKEGLREVGGLNIRKSHYAASRLGAIPGAKVAFSSPFFNEFVLKLPEGSDPGAVNAKLLGKGFLGGYDLGKDYPELSGHMLIAVTEKRSKSEIDEFASVLEGCL; encoded by the coding sequence ATGAAGCATCGTTATCTGCCGATGACCGAGCAGGACCGCAGCGAAATGCTGGCGGAAATCGGGATTCAGTCCGTGGAGGAACTGTTCGCCGATATTCCCGAAGCCGTGCGCTATAAGGGCCGGTTGCCCATGTCGGAAGCGCTGGACGAATACGCCCTGCTGCGGCATATGAAACAGCTGGCGGACAAAAACGCCGATTTCGACAGCCACACCAGCTTCCTGGGCGCGGGCCTCTACGATCACCATGTGCCCGTCGTTATTAACCATGTCATTTCCCGTTCGGAATTTTATACGGCTTACACGCCTTACCAGCCGGAGATCAGCCAGGGCGAGCTGCAGGCGATCTTCGAATTTCAATCGTACATTTGCGAGCTGACCGGCATGAAGGTCGCCAACGCCAGCATGTACGACGGCGCGACGGCCTTGTCCGAGGCGGCGGTGCTGGCTTCGGGCGCTGCGAAGCGCAAGAAGATCGTCGTCAGCAGCGCTGTCCATCCCGAAGCGCGGCAGGTGGTGAAGACGACCGCAGCCGGACTCGGCCTTGAAATCGCCGAGGTCGGCTCCTCGGACGGCGTCACCGATCTTGCGCTGCTGGCGCAGGCGATTGACGGCGAGACGGCGGCGGTGCTGGTGCAGTACCCGAACTTCTTCGGGTGCATCGAGAATCTGGCCGCCATCGAGCAGCTCACGCACGACGCCAAAGCGCTGCTCGTCGTCAGCGCCAATCCCCTCGCCCTCGGCGTACTCGAAACGCCGGGCAAGCTTGGCGCCGACATTGTTGTCGGCGACGCCCAGCCGCTCGGCATCAGCGCCTCGCTCGGCGGTCCGACCTGCGGCTACTTCGCGGTCGCGGAGCATCTCATGCGCCGCATTCCCGGCCGCATCGTCGGCCAGACGGTCGACCGCAGCGGCAAGCGCGGCTTCGTGCTGACGCTTCAAGCCCGTGAGCAGCATATCCGCCGCGAGAAGGCGACGTCGAACATCTGCTCCAATCAGGCGCTGCTGGCGCTTTGTGCTTCCGTCTATCTGTCCGTAATGGGCAAGGAAGGCTTGCGCGAGGTCGGCGGACTGAATATCCGCAAGAGCCATTACGCGGCATCCCGGCTCGGGGCTATTCCAGGCGCTAAGGTCGCCTTCTCCTCCCCGTTCTTCAATGAATTCGTGCTGAAGCTGCCGGAGGGCAGCGATCCTGGCGCGGTTAACGCCAAGCTGCTCGGTAAAGGCTTCCTCGGCGGCTATGATCTCGGCAAGGACTACCCGGAGCTTTCCGGCCATATGCTGATTGCCGTAACGGAGAAACGGAGCAAGAGTGAAATCGACGAATTTGCAAGCGTACTGGAGGGCTGTTTATGA